The Montipora foliosa isolate CH-2021 chromosome 1, ASM3666993v2, whole genome shotgun sequence DNA segment aaaaattggtgttcaacatatcctacaaaaagattagcatagctaggtcccattcttgtgcccatcgctacaccattaatttgtttgtaatagttgccggcgaatgaaaaacagttaagcgttaaaactagttcggcaaggcggaggagcgtgtatagacattacatctctatacacagtcattcctaatagcgaaggtcttcaagcacttaaacacttattcgatcaacgcactagtactgtcaaagaacctagctccgaaacgctcctccgccttgccgaactagttttaacgcttaactgtttttcattcgccggcaactattacaaacaaattaatggtgtagcgatgggcacaagaatgggacctagctatgctaatctttttgtaggatatgttgaacaccaattttttgaTCAGTACAACGGCGCTAAACCTGAACtgtacggccgctacatcggcaactgcatcggcgctatttcatccagcagagaagaactcgatcaatttataacctccgtcaactcttttcatccggctcttaaatatacctgggaaatttcggaaacttcattggcttttctagatatcaaagtttctattagaggcaacatgctatgtactagtgtgcactacaaacctactgattctcacagttatttgttgtattcatcgtcacatccgtcacatgtcaagaactccatcccatattctcaatttcttagacttcgacgtctatgtagtgatgactccgatttttccagcaaatcagaggagatgtgccagttcttcgaaaaacgtggctatcctgtctctgtggtcaaagcgggccatcatcgcgcccaacaatttgatcgacagtcatcactacaaacgtcacaaaaagataagaatgacagaattccattcaccctcactttccatccgcataatcacgcagtcaaaagcatcattcttagtcaTTTTAAATtcctccaaaatgatcccgagactggtagaatcttttcgcaaccttcacttatttcattcaaacgcgacaaaaacgtaggcaactttttaattagaagcgcgctcaaaactaacgagcaacccggcactttcaaatgcgcgcgctcacgatgcaaaacttgtcttttcattgttaacactagcaagatatcgggacctaagcgatctgttacgatgaccgatcgtttcacatgtacctccgcaaatgtcatttattgcataacctgtacgttatgtaatgaattatacattggtgagacaggtagacgactaggtgaccgattccgcgaacaccttcgcgatgttgagaagaatgacaaggatgcatccaagccagtcgctcgccattttaatctgcctaaccactccaaaaaactcatggctatctgcggcctttccctacatctaggtacgacggaaagccgcaagaatctggaacaaagattcatctttcaaatcggcacccttaatcctcacggtattaacgaacgcttttcatttaactaatatattcctatttttcacgttgccatgttaccaccaatagcgtagctcctactctactataaaaactacacgtaacccataatccctcgattcgctctgacgaagggctaacgctcgaaacgtcagcttttagaatctctgtacggtggccaatttacattatcaactccgttgataaaaccaaaattttgtatactacttccccaccgacgcagcaccacagtttctttagaaactaccccttcattcattttgagaaaaactatGCTCGGAAGGATCATTTGTAAATTTTATGTGCCAACGTTCTACAGAGTCCAAGATTTCTGGATCTGAGGTGACCTTCACCCACTCAGAAAAGCAATTTTCAGTCTGTCCCACCAGTAAGGGTACCTGGTTGCGAAACAAACTGTAGACTTCCTCATCTGGACATACATATCAAAAATTGTTAGTTTCCTCGGGAAAGGACCTCGGCCTGTCTGGCTGGACCACAATCCAGAAAGGCTGGACAGATGGGGAGGTAACATAACGCCATTGGGTACCACGACCTCTGAAGCACCTACCCCTATACCTTTCCGGAAAACTACCTCAAGCAGAATAAGGGTTAAACCTTGGTCTGCCTTGAGGATGGATACTTGCAAAGCTCCTAATTAatagtgaactttatttaagtgaccAATTCTCCAGCACCAGGGAACCAATTGGGAACAGTCACTGTGCATATAGTAATAAACTCGTACTAACTGAAAACAAACGTAGTTGTAGTTCTTGTAAATTCTGCTATTATTCTAACTCTCTTGCCGTTTCTCCGCCAAATAGAAACTCATCAGCCTGACTGGAAGAACTGATGAGCCCCAGGCAAATTcattgtaaaatgaagtttCACGGCATCCTTACACCTCTGATTCTACTCATAGGTAGCAGTCATAGCCAAAGCAAGACCATCTAAACATGAAGTTAAAACTTCCTTAGGGGCTAGAGTTAAAGCAACGAATCTGCAACTTCCGATTGGCTATAAATGGAGGCTAACAATACAACTTGTGTGGATTAAAAACTTGGCACAATAAGCTTAACCACGGATTTTAATCCAGAAACTATGTTCACACATTGGTATGAATATCTTGACATTCTTTGGTGTGAAGTGCCATTTTGTTCCTGTCGGATTACCTACAGACATAATTTTATCGCAATCTCTGCCATCATTTCCAATGCCTTTAGGACCCTTGACAGCAGTGACATGAAACAACTAGCTGCTACAGTCCCGCACTTCTGTCTACTGAAAGTCAAAGCGCTTGATAAGGGTACCTCAACGGTACCTCACTCTCTCGAACTGCGAGAGCTTCAAAATCTTCACAATAACAAGAGATGGACTGTTACAACTCATAGTCTCTCGACCGTTATCACCATCGACTTCGTCAGCCTGACAGGCATAACTAGTATCAAATTGATAGGCAGCGTCAGTCGGAAAAACTGCCAATGAGATGTAGCTGGAACTAGTTCTTTTAGTCCATCTTTGTTGGACTCGACTGATCGAGAGCTTACCCGGATTCTCCACCAGCGTGTTGATGGAAATCTGGAAGAAAGACTCCTCAACACTCCACTTGTTTCACTACTTTATTTGGAGTTCTCGGGTCGATTTTACCGCTCTCGGTCAACTAGTTCTTGCTTAACTTTCCATTTGTTAGGTATACGGCTCCTTTTATATGTTCTTAGTCTGGCTGAACAATCAAGTGCCAATCACACGTCAAAATGGCGCCTGCGAGACGCACTACGCCTGCGCATCAGCACATTAACATATTttttccacaacaaagaaaatcgtCTGTCTCATAGGGATCTTACAGGTTTGTCAACATCAGGTTAGCACGAACGCAGTATgacaagttacaaaaattacaagaaacgAGTTACAATATCTAGAACCAAGTTACATAGTAAATTCCCAGAGAAACTGGCGATTTATGATTTTTACATAACGGAGTTAAATAATAGATAAGAGAAGGAAAGGACGCGCATAAGCGTcgccttttccataaatttatctGGCATACGTGTTCCAGGAAGAACAGAacaataattacaattacaggtgttatttttaattacttagGAACATTAGAATATAGATTAAAAACACTTATTGAAAGAGagttaccctagcactcagacatatcttctttttttcatcgacgtgtttacaaggcagctagggttatgcctggcgctagggtaaccctgtctgagtgctagggttaccatagctctagggtaaccctagctgccttgtaattGCTTTTCTAGGGACAACTCGTCTACCCGCGACAACTTTTTAGCGGTTTCCATTTCGTTTGCGATACTGGGGGTTACCAAGCacacaaagttgtcccgggtggtagggtaaTCCTACCtatgaaattttgcttgtaaacccgagctatctttgaccctcttgctagggtaaccctagcagtagggttaccctacctgcttgtaaataGAACCTAAATCATTCAGGAGTCTTTTTACTAGCCAGCCGAATCCCCATTGAAGGCTTCCTTGATTTGATCGCTCGCAATACTTTTGAAAGGGCTAATAATTAATACGCAGGCATTGTTTTTTGTAGGAAATGTAGGAAATAAGGCTTTTTTCGAAACCAGCGGGAAGAACAGGGAGCAAATTTTCCCCTCGGACGAACTGTTTAAgtaattgaaatttgtttttcttctcttaagCCACCGCTAAATCCTTTATCGACAACGGAGCAAAATGCTCGATGTaacatttctttaaaagaaGATCTCTTCGCCATTTAGCCTGCGTGGTGAGCGATTTCAGCGAGCTAAACGAAAATCAGTCCGCCAAAAGCGAATAACTTTCTCTGAGTTATTCGCTTGCTACGGGGAATACATTATTTTGACATGAGGGACTGAGGTGTCAATCAAAAAATCCGAGCCCGCGCCAATCAGAGACCCTGTTCGTGGGCGAacgcaatctcgtacccagagtcctcgggcctTTTGGTCAGCGGATGAGCGCCAGGCAAAATCCTAGGATAATGGACTCCATTTTCTCAGAAAACGTGGGTCCCGGTCTTGttgcgcatgcttgagtttaaacgaaaaaccccgttgaagtcctgaatttttcaggcttctctacgcaattgcaaaaattgagctcataactgcgaagatcatagcttcacttgatttcatatccgcagttcatatatgattcatttcatataccatttcatcgttgattcattcctcacgggaccactagaactcacaaatgaccagctcccaacgtcagtggcttcatagctcagttcgttagagcgtcgcaccggaatcgcgaggtcacgggttcaaaccccgttgaagtcctgaatttttcaggcttctctacgcaaattgcaaaaattgcgctcataactgcgaagatcatagcttcacttgagttgtggttacactagccctttTACCCATATTGGTAAATAGCATTTGTCCCGGCACGGGCAAAGACGTTTTTGTGTTTAACGCTTTCCCTAGACCGAAACTGTCCCAGtgttatttccatggatacatcaaaaagaGCAAGAGGAATAAGAATCGTGCTGCACATGTGTTTGCGGTTCTGttcacaacaacgacgtgaaatcaccaaatttgaggttttgccGACAACGCTAGCGTAcaaacagtgaatctttcattctctattttcactctgaaagtGCTCGtactaatttatttttaggatgcttggtccacattgtaggacgtgaacgagacggaacaatcgcgaaagactttcgATATTGcaaatttataatattttgaagtgacgttttcgtcgacgtcggcgtCCAAGATCTTAAAAGTCCCTACACCTGGTGTTTGTCAAACAAACTTATTAATCTGAATCTGAAGCCATGataattttgagaaattttcattttcacccctaaattaagcgccgctcataatGTTTTGATTCCTGAGGGACTGTCATACCTTTGTCACATTTAAAAGCTTGcaatagtcgtgaagtgattacaaaaatgggaatttatgttttgagatgacgctCTCGTTGACGTTCCCGTCgtcattgctaaagctccctactttttatagaacgcctcccaaGGCTGCTGCTTAAGAAAAATTTTCTGGAGCCCTTCGGGGCTTCCAAGACTAAAAGTTGgtagcccgagtcattttttcaagagcccagaattaattaatcaaaagtgaggatgaatcaactAATGATAAGTTAGGCACCCGTTCGggctactcgttcagaaatttggtcgcccgcgctcgcaaatagggagcttaaggacgttcgcgccaaaatcttcctacggtgagattttcttcatttctcgcctagagttaggtcataaagtacttactccaaaaatgaaaaaaaaaatgggggtcaccgactttgtttcggagaaaatggcagtggaaaaatgtcttaatttcgagaaatcggtcataatagcgagatgtaggctcatctgctcatctatcgaaaatcataaaaataaactgttggagtgaaagtttccgtgcataggtttttaggagtgagatttttagataattgtatgccgctagggatgtggtaaacagtagagttcttcctcgacgagcgttttcgtgagctctatccgttgcaaccactattGGAATTCGATGGcatgaggaaagaaaatgttaaaaaaagataactttttacggtgagaattttttcatttcatcatattttgtagatagtaagtaaagtaagtgattcatgatttaaaaaataggggtcatcgatgatctgaacgagtaaaatcgatgtgattttgcaaagctcttggaaaagttcgtttgtcacgcttttgcgtgacctgtcgggcaaggactggaacccaagaaaggatcgatcgttgaagaggtGAAAGgcttttaccgaaaaaaaaacctttctcgagcatagcaacgaagttttaagaaggggtcatcttcatttcgttggtgttttgtataatatctctccattgccgtcatgctcatcctctggagtgtgtttttttgtgaaattcaatcgctgattgtttccacgcaggtccgcactattcaagcgacgaggacgaaaatactgctcaattttcacgaaagtaaaggaaaagaactttaaaaacatgcattcactttgaacttaagttcgtagggtaataaaaacattaaaaagaaacagccccattaaatttacgcaacggttcgtcctcgaatttgccaaactttcagccactagtctactcgatcagctaccttttccagagcttttccatcctcccgctcacttctctttgaagtttcatgatgattcggaaataaatgtgctattcttttgccggcctggaatttcctcggcgtttttgtcgccattttattttaactgatgcttgaaaaatttgtatggaagtcaagtagactagtgcacgactgataaaacctcgcgaatatcggTCGTgaagtagtctacttgactttcatgaatattttaaatcaattttgactgatcacgatcttctctgatccaacgctgtgcaagacttatcgtccacggtttttgcaaaggttttaaaacctcaacttcactaatgctcgaagtaatacGTGACATaatacagtcgcgttacctgcgcagtaacgttgcgcacaaacaattagcgcgaacgtccttaagcaacgacaacggcgacggcaacgagaacgttacaaatttgcatatttagtgggttaaaacaatagctttgcacgccctgcacgtgcgtttttcacttttgttcattttgtgccgtcgtcagcaaaacaacaacgtgaaatagccaagtttttgattttattaagaacgtcagcacttgaggataaattttcattttctcgccTAAAAtgaagtgccgttccgactggtctcatctttgaggaattactacacccttgtcatattaaaaacgttgaaagggtcacgaagcgattaaaataacgcgaatttatattttgagatgacgttctcgttgccgtcgctgttgtcgttgcttaagctccctaaaaatCCTCCCTAATAAGGCGCCCCAAGCGAccgggcgaccgttaggcagcagccttgcctCCCTTGGGAGAATCAGTACGCCCACTGTTGTACTGAGCTATCTCAGTGTCACTGGAAATACGATAATTttggaattaaaaaataaggGTTGACTCAAGAAATTAGTGCATGGAGATAGAGGCTCATGTCGGTGAGCTACCGGCGCTGATCTTTCCAACTATCGTTTCATTCTTTtccacacttcaaatacatgCAACTCTATATAAAATTCTAAAAAATTCCGTTTCACAGTATCTCAGGAAAAATTGGACGATCAGAAATCTCCGATGGTCTGCAATTTTTGCACGCATAAAGAACTACGCTTACACGTAGCCTGGTGACAATTGTGTGTTTTTTTTGGTGGACAGAAAAAACGTCTCGGTCGTTCGCAGGTTACAATGGTATTTCtcaaagtaaaaaaagaaacagaagaatGTAGGCTGCTTAACAGGCATAgaggaaagaaaataattatgaacACACAAATGGATGATCATTGTATTTCATTAATAGCAAAAAAAGGTTAACCTTAATTTTAGTTTCTTGATTCGTTCCCGGTTCCGAAAGAATCGCGGCCTCTAAGGATTAAAATGAACGACCTTTCCCGGTAGTTTTTTTATCTCTTACTGTTACAATAGGTTTGAATATTTTTGCACGAGATCGGCATTTGCCGTCTTGGTTTCACATAACTCATATGTTGTGCTAGAATGGATCCTAAATCAGTTTTTCTTGTTTCACACAAAATGATATGAGTATACTTTTATGAATGTTACACTGTACTGGTGAAAACATACTAttaaactagttttaaaaacttatacTCAGTACCGTTAACAGTTTACCGGTTCccaattcttgtttttcatttatatgtgaACAAGCCTCCGAGAAGGAGCCGAAAGCTCGTACGCTTCAACTTTCTATAAGTACTGTgtataagtttttaaaactagtttaaTGATATGAGTATGTTTCACTTATTTTATCTGCGTCAAACATGGGTCAGACGCACGCTGACGACAATAAATGCAATGAAGGGTTCCCGAATATATTACCCTAATTTCAACTGAGAACTCCACCAAATTCCTTTTTGCAGTTTTACTTTTACCAATCAAATACcttttatctggacaatttattTCATCAGTTGCTTAAATCATGGTCAGATAAGTGGGATCACTACCATCTTTCGTCAATATTCCGCACTCTGAAATATACATTCCTTTCACAAATATACACGCACGAGTGTGCGAATGTTTTCGATTCTGAGCACGCCTGCGCACAAGGAAAAAGACTCGCAATCCTAATGTGCGTGCTACACTACAGTACCATGACTCTAATCTTACCCTCTCCCTCTGTTTAGGAGAATTCCTGGGAAGAAGATTGTTACGTCAGGCTGCGTGTAGTTCAATTGCTTGATTATGTCTTGACTCCTCGAGTGCCTTCTTGCAAGGGAGTCCTTTAATCACTGCTTTTCTAAACTCTTTCATTCTTATGGCATAAATCAATGGATTTGCAATTGCACTCGCGTAATAGAGTCCATGGACGATGTAGTTAATAGTGACTCCACTCTCAGTTTGGGATTCTCTGTTCCAAATATGCATAGGCTTGATGGCTGCATATAAGGCCCACGGTAGAGTCGTCACCACGGATACAACAGTTACTATAAAAAGTGTTATTGATAATTTGGTGTCCGAATCAGCAGCCGTGCCATAAGGCACTGGAGGAGGATGTTTGTGAACTTTAACTATGATAATTATGTAAGACAACGCGACTATCAGAAGAGCGATAACGATATGTGATGCCCAGGCGTAAAAAAATTTAACCGGCATAAAGACAAAAAGTACAGAGTCCACACATGAGATCAAGAAAGACGAAAGCCAACCAAAAATAATAGCTTTGAAATACACTCTTTTCCCAAGCGAACAATGACTAAACGGATAAACTGTTGCATGAAGGCGTTCTAAGGAGATTAAAGAGAGATTAGTCAACGACGATATGGTAAATATGCTCAAAAATGTTACACTACTCAATTTTTGCCAGATGAAACCAGGTTGGAGGTCCGATTTACGATTCATGTAGAATAATTCCAAGGGTCCTGAAACTGCTCCCGACAGTAAATCCGCTACGGTCAGATTTATAATCAGGTAAGTCGTTCGCTTGCACAAATGGTGGTTTCTTGCAAAGACGGTGATCGTGTAAGCGTTCATTATTAAAATGACGGTAAATTcgatgacgaaaatcgcatcgaTCCAAACAAAGCCAAGCTGTTTAATAGAGAGATCGTTTGTCGTGTTGTTGGCCATCCTTCTTGGTCGTTATCAAGCCGCTTGCTGTAGCCGCTCCTCGAGACTACTCTAGCTTGGTCGTTTAACTGTTTTATTCGTCCTCTTCTGTTTGGCACCTGTGAAACAATAGCCATTATAATCCTCCACAATGCTTTCGCTTAGTCTTATCGCACCTTTCAATTCAACAAAAGTGTTTCAATCTGATTATTGAGAAAGGTATTTGCATAATCTTTTAATGGCTTGTAGGTAATAAATACCTGAAATACAATCCACCCATTTGCGATGTAAGCGTTTTAAGTTCTTGTATagctaagttttttttttgtttggttggtttttttttttttttttgcaattgtcAGCGAAAAATTCATTTCCGACTGACTttggggccgattacatgagtcGGGCTGGCCCGGTTACGCGGGCTGCCTCGCTTAGCCGAGATCCCGGTACGTCtgagaaaaacaccaaaaatcaagtttgcgattacatggaaaaatcccagcccggttagccgagaTCCCGTCATcgctaaccgggctgagatttttccatgtaatcgcgttcaccgggacagcccggttagccgggccagCGACTTCTAAACATTTTACAACACTTTAGTGCAAAATGGCCTCAGGAATAGTCGGTTTTTTTGTGTTCAAATAAAGGGTGTATAAGATAACAAACCTTAAGGCttttttaaattgtagaatagtgaattttaataacaatataGCGAGACAAACGTCTCTCCACTTCGTCTAGTTGTTCTTATCTTTTTTCACGCGACATCTTCTAAAGTCCAGGCCGGGCTGGCTCAGCTCATGTAATACTGGGCTGAAATTCTTCCCGGCAAACTTGACCAGCCCGGCTGACCggccggctcatgtaatcggcccatTACAACTGCtttttctcatattttacaTGATTTTAGTATTCATTATGTATTCAAGCTGGCAGATGTCAGGATATTATCAACTGGTTAATACTTTATCGTGCGTGTAAATAACCAGCAAGTAGAAAATCAATGCAAGTCACGCATTTTGTGTCATCGATACGTTTTGCTTTAACGAGCTGCACATTTTGACCAAACAACAATTTAGTCAATATGTTAGAATGCTTATAAAAACTTCTTTTTTCTAAagctaaaataaattaaatattttccTCCATTATAATAGAATTCAGACAATTGCTCCCATGCGCAATTGTTTTTATACACAAGATTTCCTTCGGAAAAACATGGAGTAAAGTTTATAGAAACAAATTCGTAGGATTACTGAATGGTCATCTTGAATCTTTGAAGCTAACTGAGCTCAGTTGA contains these protein-coding regions:
- the LOC137980362 gene encoding G-protein coupled receptor 39-like, translating into MANNTTNDLSIKQLGFVWIDAIFVIEFTVILIMNAYTITVFARNHHLCKRTTYLIINLTVADLLSGAVSGPLELFYMNRKSDLQPGFIWQKLSSVTFLSIFTISSLTNLSLISLERLHATVYPFSHCSLGKRVYFKAIIFGWLSSFLISCVDSVLFVFMPVKFFYAWASHIVIALLIVALSYIIIIVKVHKHPPPVPYGTAADSDTKLSITLFIVTVVSVVTTLPWALYAAIKPMHIWNRESQTESGVTINYIVHGLYYASAIANPLIYAIRMKEFRKAVIKGLPCKKALEESRHNQAIELHAA